The following coding sequences are from one Ornithodoros turicata isolate Travis chromosome 1, ASM3712646v1, whole genome shotgun sequence window:
- the LOC135377303 gene encoding protein D2-like yields MEAEQVVPDVLDCVPPHVLQVAYEAVEVDQGNVLTPTQVQFPPKVKYPTEGDHLYTLCMTDPDAPSRTTPKYREWHHWLVVNIPGTNITDGETLSEYVGAGPPKGTGLHRYVLAVYKQPNKLNCDERRLTNRSGDHRGNFKIRDFAKKYHLGEPIAANFFQAEWDDYVPKLYEQLSGN; encoded by the exons ATGGAAGCAGAACAAGTGGTACCAGATGTCCTAGACTGTGTCCCACCACACGTATTGCAA gTCGCTTACGAAGCTGTAGAAGTGGACCAGGGCAATGTCTTGACGCCGACGCAAGTCCAGTTTCCTCCGAAGGTCAAGTACCCGACGGAAGGGGACCACCTCTATACGCTTTGCATGACAG ATCCCGATGCGCCAAGCAGGACGACGCCTAAATACCGCGAATGGCACCACTGGCTGGTTGTGAACATTCCCGGCACAAATATCACAGACGGCGAGACTCTGTCGGAGTATGTTGGTGCTGGACCTCCAAAGGGAACTG GGCTGCACCGGTACGTCCTCGCCGTGTACAAGCAGCCCAACAAGCTCAACTGCGACGAGCGACGGCTCACAAACCGCTCGGGGGACCACCGTGGCAACTTCAAGATCCGCGACTTTGCCAAAAAGTACCACCTCGGGGAACCCATCGCTGCCAACTTTTTCCAGGCCGAGTGGGACGACTACGTGCCCAAGCTCTACGAGCAGCTCAGTGGGAATTAA